A stretch of DNA from Gasterosteus aculeatus chromosome 7, fGasAcu3.hap1.1, whole genome shotgun sequence:
ACCCACCAGAACATGGACTGATGCCAGTAGGGTTTGTTGGCTCCGGTCATGTTCTCTCCAGCTAGTCGCCCGCTCACGACGGCGTGGTCGTGGTGCTCCACTCGCCTGCGGCCCAGTCTGATGTCATAGAAACACGCAGCATCTCCTGCCTGATTCCAgacgggagggatggaggaTATGTGGGATGGATTAAAATGACAAAGTACTTTAGACTTTATTACGGTTGCGTTACACGGCTACAGAGGCGCCATGCCACATGTTTACATAAGGGGGCGCTGTAATGAAAGATATGACGGAAAGAAGTGAAAGGCATACATTTCTGAAACCCTACGTGTGGCTCTAGACCAGTCAACATTATACGAGGGGGATTCATTTCACCAACAACCATTGACTCAATGAAAATTAGCTTCCTTTTGCCTCGGCACAGTTGACATatggtgcattaaaaaaaacagcacagctAAAATTGCTGACACAGCGAATAACAAGTTTCACACTGTATTAAGTGTATATgttcttaaattaaaaaaacaaaaacgtagaAATCCGGTTGAGTGTTGTTATCGACTACTACCTTATCAACATGAACTTACCACCCAAATATTGGATCTAGCTTGCAGCTCCGCATTGACTCGAAAGCCCCCAAAGTCAGAGTCCACCTCCAAACCTGCTGACTTAGCAAGGTCAACATTGGGCTCGAGGCCAACAGCTGCAACGATGTGGTCAGTTTTCACCTACAAGGTGAAGCACAAGATCATCAGTAACTGCCGAGACATTTGCTGAAttacacaaaaagaaataaacctgGACCTACCAGTCGTCCGTCCTTCAGTTGGATTTCTAATTTATCATCTTTGCTGACCACAGATTTTACCAAAGCTTCGGAGATGATTTTCACACCCTCTGGAAGGCAAAAGTATCATAAGGAAGGTGTGAAACTGTTAGAAGAAGGACTAGTAAGGATTTGAAATGTAGATTTGGTTgattaataacattaataatagTGTTATTGTTTGTAGTTGATCAGGGATGGAGAGGAACATAAACTGTTTAACATCCATGATAAACAGTTATTGTGAGAGtacgtaaaaaaacaaagaaaagagattaaaaaataaaaaaaagtctgtatGTTGTTGTGATGTTCAAGTCGATTTGACGACGTGATGGGGATCAAAACGGTCGTTAACCTTTCTTGACTTTTTCTGTCGTCCAGTTGCTTAGGTACTCAGGCAAAACTTTCCCCATGTTGCCCTTCTCAGGGTACATCTGTATCACCTCGAGGTCGCTCTCTGTTGCTgtaaaggaggagaaagaagctgAGTGGTGCAACGGGGGAACAAAGGCATTTTCCTCCATTCTGTCTGGTCTTACATCTCCTGCCGAGGGCACACGCCAGCTCGCTGCCCAAGAAGCCGCCACCAATGATAGTGATGGACTTGACGTTTCTGGAGACCTTATCCAATGATTTGAAGTCCTCGACCTGTGGAAGAGAACAGCATTAATATGAAAAGGGACATTGTTTTTGGGAGCGATGCAACACATTTGTGGCAACTTATTCGAGCAACAATGAAGGGTTTATAATggcagtaaaataaaaacattgcacACACGTATTGCCATTGGAGCAACTGGGCAAAATATCTGTATTGCATATTGTTTACATGACTTCAGCATAAAAGCTCAACTTTGCATTGTTTTTGAGGCAAACGCCATGTAATACTGACTTACtcacgtttgtttttttatttaacaccgCCAAAAATATTGTCATCTACAGAATGTCATAAATTCCCTCTTActccaattgtcaaatatgtcacttttttttaGGGTTTTGTTTCATCAGCTAGAAAGTGAAGGAAGGCTGTCGCCCTCTTGTGGCCAAACACTGACCTTGCGGAACAACGTCgtcctcttcatcacctcttCGCCTGCGCGTTCAATGACCTGAAGATTTCTTGGCACCCCGCCTGAGAGCAAACACCGCAAATCAGCTTCCACCAAGTTTGAACCGCACGCGGTAATGCCTTCAATTGAAAGAGGCTTACCTGTAGCAATCAAACACTTGTCATATGAAATCTCAGTGTCATCGTcgagttttattttgtttcctctCACATCCATGTGAACCACCTGAAATAGattaaatcatcatcatcagccaaTGAAATTACCCCTCTAGTAAATACATTCAATCAATACTACTGTTGTTTATTGGACATCCGCACATTCAGTGTCTGACtgttaaagataaaacaaatagaaaacaacCTTTTTGCCAGTGAGAACTGCCACTCCACCATTTTCTGCACTTCCCAATTCTTCTGCATTTATGTAGAAGGATGGTGGCTGGAAGTAGATACtgacaaataaacaagaatTAAACATTATTCTATAAAAAACATATTGTTTACCAACAATTAGGCAGAAAAGCAGCCAAAAGTCATCATTTGCTGGTATTATGACAATATTAGGTTGAAAAAACACTTCACAGATCTTTCCTTTTAGAACATAATCAAAGAAAATTGTGAACGTCTGGTTTGGTTCACCTGTATAGAAATAGGTGCAACCAACAGAAACTCTTAATTGTAAACAGTCAAATAAACTCAAGAGATGTCACAGGCAGGTGTTTCAATtttccgtacggtatgaattttTCACATACTGTCAAATGGCTAAAAAGCCATAATAACCAAAGTCGCTCTTCAGCAGGAAAGGAAATAAATTGATAACTGCGAACCACTGAGGGCGCAGTGGTCGGAGCTCCTTGTCTTACGCGGATTGAGATAGAGTcgtggttataactttataacaattaAGTTAGAAAACAATTTATTGCAAATGATCTGCCTCTGATGGCAACACTAGCAATTTACTCCATCGCCTCAGCAGAAAGCATGTGTTGGAATACGAAGAGTATATGCGATTACGATCGTAGGATTCGTTATAAATGTGCGTTGGTacatagacggtgaagagaagcTGAACAGGGAGGGACTTTAGGACCATGGGGAACGTAGGTGAGGACATATGGGAGGCaacacaaacagctgttcacTACTGCTGgtgttaatgaatgaatgaatgaatgaatttagacggaaaaaaaaaacgtacggTGATACACCGCCAGAAtctaaaaaattaaaaatactgTGAATTAATTTTTGGCCATAGCGCCCAGCCTTGGTCACGGGAGAACTGTTTACTCTATGTAATAGCCCCGTATTCTGGCAGAGAGACAACTGTTGAGACCTATCGTAGGACATGAACTGCACTAAACacacctcctttcctttccgtTCCACTGTTTGAAACGCAGAGTTTCCGTCACACTGGGATCATCTGAGAACCACAGTTCCTTAGAAAGAGGGGGCCTCATGTATGGCGGGACCAGCTCGTCGGTCACAATTAATACCTGGTgagaacaattaaaaaaaagtcatatacaGCACAGGAGACAACTAATAAATGTTACGGTCAAAGACAGACAGGCCAAGATGAAAGCTGACCCTGGCACCGGGGTCCCTGGCTCGAATGGACCGGGCAGCAGCGAAAGAGGCGGTGCCTCCACCAATGAGGAGGTAGGGCGTGTGTGAGGAGACCTTGTGAGAGGCGGGGGACGCGTCTCCTGCAGTGCGCACGAGAGAGCAAAAGCAAGCCAGAGGGAGTAAAGGGGAGACCAAGAGAGGGCAAAAAGCAAAAGCGGGGAGAAGGGAGAGTCAGTGCATGATCTTCAGTAAACACgagttacacaaacacacctgaaaagagaaaataaaaaaaagtcatgtgaGTGACATTAACCATTATCGTTACATGACCCCAAACCATGTGAAAAACACATAGAAGGCAAAAGGAAAGCTGCAATGAGTCAAAAATAATGTTAAAAccaataaaagggaaaaaaggtgaaattaaaatgaacaaaatgggAAAAGGCATCAGTCAGCCCGCTGCCCCTCTCCAGCAGAGGACGACTATGCTCTTACCACTCTCTGTCACAGCTTCCAGTTGAGGTTCAGCCGGCTCGGCGGCGGCgctttctgctgctggaggttcTGTTAGTAACACCGGAGCATTGAGCCGTTACAACGCGTTAACCCCTATGACGTGGTAAATGTACGTCGCCATGCGCAGCCTTTGTGCTTACCGCTCTCTGCAACAGGCTCTGTGAGCTCAGCTGGGGTCGGCTCAGAGGGGGGCGACGGTTCTGGTAGTATAGTGGTTACAAGAGTTACAAGATAACCTTGGATGTGCCCTACAAGTGAAGGAGTAATGAATAACCATTCCTCTCAAATCCTACCCGGCTCAACTACAGGTGGTTCTGCTGCCTCCTCGGGGGACGCTTCTATGACTGGCTCATCTGCTGTCACCCACAGGAAGAGTTAACGCAAAAATATTGGAAAGATTATCGAAAGGGAAGAGCATCAGGATCCATGCATTTCCTCTGCCTTACCCTGGGGACATTCTGCAGAACATGCAAACTTAACAGAGCACCTGGAAGCTGCCCAATTTGTGATCCAATTCTACAAAGATGTATATACTGTAGAGACCATTGAAGAGGTTGTAGCCTTTGTGCGTGTGGTGGATGGCGTCTCACCACACTGAAGTTAAAGCACCAGAGACCTTCCTGTTAACTCTGCCCGAAAGACTTTTAGTATCTTAgaagcaataaataaaatgcgAAATCGAAGGGCAGCTTTCAGGTATGAACAAAAATGTCACATAATAACCACCGGGAAAAAGTATGACACATTCACAGAAAAATCTCAGACCAAAAGACTTTCATTCAATATCACATGAGCCAAGATATTATCTGGAAAATACGGACACCTCCAACAACTCAAAACCAGAAATGTGAACAGCTCAGAATGGAGGTGGGTAGAAGAGTGTCCACGGATGTACAGAAACACATGCTTCTCATTGGAGTGAGATTAACCTTTACTCTTATCTGAAAATAAACAATGTGAAAAAGACATGAACCGGTCAGGGGGAAAGGTGTTAATGGCAAAACATGCTAAAAgtagaaagaggaggaaagggatTTGAAATGAGCAAAATGGGAAAAGGTATCAGTGTCTGTCTGCTGACCCTCTGCAGCACGACGGTCTTACCCTCTGCCACAACTCCCGGTCGAGCTTCGGccggctctgctgctggaggttcTGTTAGTACAACCGGAGCATTGAACAAGTGAGGACCAAACAAACCCGGCGACGTGGTAAACGTACGACACTGTCTGCCTGCACCAGTCAGGCCGAGCGCTTAGCGACTGCAGGGGGAGGCTCTGTGAGCTGTTAACGGcaatattaaattattacctCTGATGAACATTAGAGGTACTTTACTAAAGTATGCATAGACGAGACACAGGCTCGGATGGAAAAGCAAAGGCGCAAACGTCTCCTCGATGTATTTACAACATAAAGTAAGAGAATGGGAGTATCCTTTCTTCTCAAATCTTACCCTCCTCAACTATTAGTGCAGCGGCTGGTTCGGCTGCCTCCTGTGGGGACGCTTCTACCGCCGGCTCCTCTGCTGTGGAGGCAATCCACACTACAGGTTTGGATTGACGGATGGAGGGATTACAGAGATGGAGGACGATCATGCATTGATCTCTGCTTTACCCTGGGAACATTCCGCAGGAAAaactaaacacaaaataacacgTGGAAGTTGCCCAAAGTGTGTGTAATGTTTGCAGAGACGTAGATACTGCGCGTGGCATTAAGGGGAAGCGCAGAGGGGTGTAAATTAATCTTTACTCAAACCTGTCTTGCCACACTCTGGTTAAATTGGCAGGGACCTTTCTGTTTGAAAGACGTCTTATGAAAACAGCCTGAAAGGGTTTTTGTATCTTAGACACAGCACAGAATGAAATTCTGAGgcaataaatataatttactcCAAAAGGGCAGCTTCCAGTTAGGAAAAATGATATCATATTAGTAGAAAGAAAACATTGTGAGTGCTACGCAACGGTAAACTTTCACAAAGTTTGACAAATTCAGGGAAAATGTCAAACCATGTTACATCACAAATATTACAAGCACAGGAACCAAGATATTTGTAGAAAATACTGACAACTCCAACGCCTGAGTCCCACTACAAGAGAAATACGTTGAATATTAGGAGGGGAAAGGAGGGTGCAACGTTATACCAAAACTGTAAAATGTTAATGTACAAGGTTAGAGGATGCAAAGTAAAAGAAAGCCTACTGATCACATTTAGCATGACGCATGCGTCaccaaatacaacaaaaaaaaataaacgcaTGCAACAAGAGGAAAAAGTCACAGTGCATCAAGGCGCACTTCTGGATGGAGGCAATACAAGTTAAGATCACAGAGGGCCCCCTGGATAAACGCTGCCGTCACCATTAAAGTGCATCTTTAACATTTCAAATCATTTGGATTGGCTGTGTAAAGTTTTGGATGTCCCCCCACTAAATTATATCCCTATATAATTCTAGGAGTTCAATGTCTGAGggtgttgacccccccccccacacacacacacaccaagacgACTCCCTAAAATGATTTTACCAAGAGAAATGACAACTTTAGTCGAAATATTTTCCTAGTTATTCTTTGGTCTTCAATCACACATAAATAACTAAAAATCCGGTCGAGTTATAACTCGTGTTCTACTTTTTTGCACTAAGCTGACGTCCTAATTTGGTGTCACCAATGCTCTCTTCTAGGTAGTAGTATTAGTGTGTGCAGTGCACATAATTGGAGATCACTTTTTGGTTCAAAAACACTGTTTATACAGGAGGCACATGTTAAGCATGCATGCATATATTTGAGGGTATACAAAAGTGTGCACACAACCTGAGGGTGGATCAGCTGGATCAGCATCGGGGGCCGGAGGACTTGGCTCTGCTGGTGAAGGTGCTGCTTCATCAACAGGAAAGAGAACAGGATTAGAAGAAAGTGATTCAAACCAATCTACAATAGATCGTCACAGTAAATCCTCTGCAGGCATTTGACCTCACGAACCACCATGACCATAGTCGTATCTTTCCATTCTCATACTCTCTTTTGTGTGGTGGGCTTGTACTGTTGCGTCACAATAGAGTGTGCGAAAACGAATGCGTCACACCCAGCCTCACTGAAGTGTGTAGATTATCAGCAGGCACACATTGACCCCATGCCCTGAATGTGCTATGCTCAAGTCCTGTTGTCATTTGAAATGAGTCAGCAGCGTAATTAAGGAATGGGGGAAAGTAACAAGTGCAGTAAAACTGTTTAACTCAAAGTAAATGGAATATGCAAAGCATTATTGCAATGAATAACAGACAAATTACACAAATCACTTATACAGCAAGTCTGGAACACTAAGaacattaaatataaatggaaaTAGGTGAATTTGTTCATATGGATTGTTCTTGAATGATGCCCAAAGGCGTTAAGAATTTTATAGCTTACAACTGGCTCTTTCTTCATCGCGGTGAATATATTACGGTGAAGTGTCAACTTCACCGTAATATATTCCTATCAACTCATTAACAGAGTTGGAATTTGATCTAAAAATATCTACTACAATCAGGTGTGAATCGATCCCACTCTGCCTCAGTGGCTTCCACAgctaaaacaaaactaaatacTAATCACAAAACGACTCTGAATGGATCAGGATTTAAAACAtgtcacagaggaaggctgtggtTCTGCTCAAAATATTGTAAGGCAGTGAAAAGGTAAAAGACTCATTATCCCTAAAATCAGCTGATTAATCCGCTCACCGGGAGGCTCTGACTGGGTGGGTGTGGCTGGTTCTTCTGTGAATGTTTTTAGAGGTCTGGATGAGATTTCATCAATGCGGTCCTGATATCTTTGGCTGTCTCCCTTGACAGTTCGGTACGCCTGTGACAACAGAACAGTTTTCAGCCATTGATACTTTGTGAACGACTTGCAACGAATTACTTGCACTGTGTGTTCTGACAGACTAAGCGTACGCACATATATTGCACCACCAACGCAA
This window harbors:
- the aifm1 gene encoding apoptosis-inducing factor 1, mitochondrial isoform X14, producing MLKCRTLWRTLAPLARTSSTVCRQNARRAGLNNGRLPACVPAAHMSTAPAGGGRENQLYVLLVGATCVGGAIYAYRTVKGDSQRYQDRIDEISSRPLKTFTEEPATPTQSEPPAPSPAEPSPPAPDADPADPPSAEEPAVEASPQEAAEPAAALIVEEEPPAAEPAEARPGVVAEGHIQGYLVTLVTTILPEPSPPSEPTPAELTEPVAESEPPAAESAAAEPAEPQLEAVTESGDASPASHKVSSHTPYLLIGGGTASFAAARSIRARDPGARVLIVTDELVPPYMRPPLSKELWFSDDPSVTETLRFKQWNGKERSIYFQPPSFYINAEELGSAENGGVAVLTGKKVVHMDVRGNKIKLDDDTEISYDKCLIATGGVPRNLQVIERAGEEVMKRTTLFRKVEDFKSLDKVSRNVKSITIIGGGFLGSELACALGRRSTESDLEVIQMYPEKGNMGKVLPEYLSNWTTEKVKKEGVKIISEALVKSVVSKDDKLEIQLKDGRLVKTDHIVAAVGLEPNVDLAKSAGLEVDSDFGGFRVNAELQARSNIWVAGDAACFYDIRLGRRRVEHHDHAVVSGRLAGENMTGANKPYWHQSMFWSDLGPDVGYEAIGIVDSSLPTVGVFAKATAKDTPKAATEESGTGIRSESETEHTASSPVASSAPSPTGVQHKDEYGKGVIFYLRDKVVVGIILWNVFNRMPIARKIIKDGEEHADLNEVAKLFNIHDD
- the aifm1 gene encoding apoptosis-inducing factor 1, mitochondrial isoform X10 — encoded protein: MLKCRTLWRTLAPLARTSSTVCRQNARRAGLNNGRLPACVPAAHMSTAPAGGGRENQLYVLLVGATCVGGAIYAYRTVKGDSQRYQDRIDEISSRPLKTFTEEPATPTQSEPPAPSPAEPSPPAPDADPADPPSAEEPAVEASPQEAAEPAAALIVEEEPPAAEPAEARPGVVAEDEPVIEASPEEAAEPPVVEPEPSPPSEPTPAELTEPVAESEPPAAESAAAEPAEPQLEAVTESGDASPASHKVSSHTPYLLIGGGTASFAAARSIRARDPGARVLIVTDELVPPYMRPPLSKELWFSDDPSVTETLRFKQWNGKERSIYFQPPSFYINAEELGSAENGGVAVLTGKKVVHMDVRGNKIKLDDDTEISYDKCLIATGGVPRNLQVIERAGEEVMKRTTLFRKVEDFKSLDKVSRNVKSITIIGGGFLGSELACALGRRSTESDLEVIQMYPEKGNMGKVLPEYLSNWTTEKVKKEGVKIISEALVKSVVSKDDKLEIQLKDGRLVKTDHIVAAVGLEPNVDLAKSAGLEVDSDFGGFRVNAELQARSNIWVAGDAACFYDIRLGRRRVEHHDHAVVSGRLAGENMTGANKPYWHQSMFWSDLGPDVGYEAIGIVDSSLPTVGVFAKATAKDTPKAATEESGTGIRSESETEHTASSPVASSAPSPTGVQHKDEYGKGVIFYLRDKVVVGIILWNVFNRMPIARKIIKDGEEHADLNEVAKLFNIHDD
- the aifm1 gene encoding apoptosis-inducing factor 1, mitochondrial isoform X21 gives rise to the protein MLKCRTLWRTLAPLARTSSTVCRQNARRAGLNNGRLPACVPAAHMSTAPAGGGRENQLYVLLVGATCVGGAIYAYRTVKGDSQRYQDRIDEISSRPLKTFTEEPATPTQSEPPAPSPAEPSPPAPDADPADPPSAEEPAVEASPQEAAEPAAALIVEEDEPVIEASPEEAAEPPVVEPEPSPPSEPTPAELTEPVAESEPPAAESAAAEPAEPQLEAVTESGDASPASHKVSSHTPYLLIGGGTASFAAARSIRARDPGARVLIVTDELVPPYMRPPLSKELWFSDDPSVTETLRFKQWNGKERSIYFQPPSFYINAEELGSAENGGVAVLTGKKVVHMDVRGNKIKLDDDTEISYDKCLIATGGVPRNLQVIERAGEEVMKRTTLFRKVEDFKSLDKVSRNVKSITIIGGGFLGSELACALGRRSTESDLEVIQMYPEKGNMGKVLPEYLSNWTTEKVKKEGVKIISEALVKSVVSKDDKLEIQLKDGRLVKTDHIVAAVGLEPNVDLAKSAGLEVDSDFGGFRVNAELQARSNIWVAGDAACFYDIRLGRRRVEHHDHAVVSGRLAGENMTGANKPYWHQSMFWSDLGPDVGYEAIGIVDSSLPTVGVFAKATAKDTPKAATEESGTGIRSESETEHTASSPVASSAPSPTGVQHKDEYGKGVIFYLRDKVVVGIILWNVFNRMPIARKIIKDGEEHADLNEVAKLFNIHDD
- the aifm1 gene encoding apoptosis-inducing factor 1, mitochondrial isoform X18, with the translated sequence MLKCRTLWRTLAPLARTSSTVCRQNARRAGLNNGRLPACVPAAHMSTAPAGGGRENQLYVLLVGATCVGGAIYAYRTVKGDSQRYQDRIDEISSRPLKTFTEEPATPTQSEPPAPSPAEPSPPAPDADPADPPSAEEPAVEASPQEAAEPAAALIVEEADEPVIEASPEEAAEPPVVEPEPSPPSEPTPAELTEPVAESEPPAAESAAAEPAEPQLEAVTESGDASPASHKVSSHTPYLLIGGGTASFAAARSIRARDPGARVLIVTDELVPPYMRPPLSKELWFSDDPSVTETLRFKQWNGKERSIYFQPPSFYINAEELGSAENGGVAVLTGKKVVHMDVRGNKIKLDDDTEISYDKCLIATGGVPRNLQVIERAGEEVMKRTTLFRKVEDFKSLDKVSRNVKSITIIGGGFLGSELACALGRRSTESDLEVIQMYPEKGNMGKVLPEYLSNWTTEKVKKEGVKIISEALVKSVVSKDDKLEIQLKDGRLVKTDHIVAAVGLEPNVDLAKSAGLEVDSDFGGFRVNAELQARSNIWVAGDAACFYDIRLGRRRVEHHDHAVVSGRLAGENMTGANKPYWHQSMFWSDLGPDVGYEAIGIVDSSLPTVGVFAKATAKDTPKAATEESGTGIRSESETEHTASSPVASSAPSPTGVQHKDEYGKGVIFYLRDKVVVGIILWNVFNRMPIARKIIKDGEEHADLNEVAKLFNIHDD
- the aifm1 gene encoding apoptosis-inducing factor 1, mitochondrial isoform X3, whose amino-acid sequence is MLKCRTLWRTLAPLARTSSTVCRQNARRAGLNNGRLPACVPAAHMSTAPAGGGRENQLYVLLVGATCVGGAIYAYRTVKGDSQRYQDRIDEISSRPLKTFTEEPATPTQSEPPAAPSPAEPSPPAPDADPADPPSVWIASTAEEPAVEASPQEAAEPAAALIVEEEPPAAEPAEARPGVVAEDEPVIEASPEEAAEPPVVEPEPSPPSEPTPAELTEPVAESEPPAAESAAAEPAEPQLEAVTESGDASPASHKVSSHTPYLLIGGGTASFAAARSIRARDPGARVLIVTDELVPPYMRPPLSKELWFSDDPSVTETLRFKQWNGKERSIYFQPPSFYINAEELGSAENGGVAVLTGKKVVHMDVRGNKIKLDDDTEISYDKCLIATGGVPRNLQVIERAGEEVMKRTTLFRKVEDFKSLDKVSRNVKSITIIGGGFLGSELACALGRRSTESDLEVIQMYPEKGNMGKVLPEYLSNWTTEKVKKEGVKIISEALVKSVVSKDDKLEIQLKDGRLVKTDHIVAAVGLEPNVDLAKSAGLEVDSDFGGFRVNAELQARSNIWVAGDAACFYDIRLGRRRVEHHDHAVVSGRLAGENMTGANKPYWHQSMFWSDLGPDVGYEAIGIVDSSLPTVGVFAKATAKDTPKAATEESGTGIRSESETEHTASSPVASSAPSPTGVQHKDEYGKGVIFYLRDKVVVGIILWNVFNRMPIARKIIKDGEEHADLNEVAKLFNIHDD